tttgatgtggatggatgaaataagttttgaataaatgcctattttgggcacttttgacttaaTTGAGTGATGATTGCCCACTGCTTGTGCGTAGAAATCCCGGTGTGCTTGAagggtaatcttgtctttttcaaccaaaaatccacgtgtcacctccatattcttcttgattatttttggctccacacacACCCTTCGAGTTAGTCTACCTATCATTCTCCTCAAATTATACCCTATGAATTTGGTACTGCAAGGGTGGAGATAATGGAACAGAGTTTAATGGAAAGGGATAAGGTCTCATCTGTTTTAAAAACCAACCTGGAGATGGCTCAAAATCTAATGAAGGTGCAACATGACAAGAAGAGATCTGAGAGGCAATTTGAAGTGGGGGATTATGTGTACCTAAAATTAGTTCTTTACCAGTTGCAGGCTCTATCTCCTCATAGCTACCATAAGCTTCAATCAAGATACTATGGTCCATAGGAGAATTATGAGAAGGTTGGTAAGGCGGCCTATAAACAAAACCTGCCACCTAGCATAGCTACCATAAGCTTCAATCAAGATACTATGGTCCATAGGAGAATTATGAGAAGGTTGGTAAGGCGGCCTATAAACAGAACCTGCCACCTAGCACTATGTGTTCCATGTGAGCCACTTGAAGAAACAATTGGGAAGTAATGTGGGGCCACAGAATGTTCTACCTTAGGTGGTCGAAGATGGGTTTATAGGAAACACACTAGTTGCAGTGTTGGCAAGGAGAGTTTATAAGAAAGGCCATGTTGCAGGGGTTCAGTTGCTAGTGCAGTGGAAAGATCAAGAAGAATCGGAGGCTACTTGGGAAGATTTTGATGAGTCCAAGGCTAAATACTCTTCATTTCCTCTCTGAGCAAACCTTGTAGACAAGGTTCTCTAAGGGGGAGGTATTGTTATGAACTAGTTGTGATTGCCTTGGTCACATGAAGATTTTAGTTAATAATAGTAAGGACTAAAGTGTAAGGTAGTtaagggtaaaattgtaaaGAGATAAAAGTATTGGGTTCTATTGTAATGGCCTAATAGTTAATAGAAGGTTTCAGTAGTTGCTAGTTGTTGTCCAGCTGGCATTCTTGTATTGGGGAAAATGCAGCCTGTGGGATGTACATGCTTCCGAGTTTGTTGTAACggtcaaatttgaaaattaatagaatatTCCTTTTGCTCCTTCTCTTTATCTTCTCGCCATCCCCGTGCTCCCTAGCTACCATTATGGTTGATTCTTCGGTGCCGGTTGGGTCTTAACAGCAACTGCAGCCTCAAGCCACAGAGACCACCGAGAGAGAAAAAGCTACAGGGGACAAAAACTGTCACATGCTGCCAATTTGGGGGTGGTGTTGAGGTTCGAATGAGGAGTGGTTGTTGCAGGAAGTCGACCCCATTTTAGCTAGCCTTGATAGTCGTGATCCTTAAGTCTGAGAGGTTGAGGGTAGGTTGGGGAAGAACATCCCGCGTCTAAGAGATTGAGGTGAGATCGGGGAAGAAAACGTGGGTGGCTGtgtaataaaaattttgtttttgggtttgggGCTGTTTGGTTGTAGTCGATGAAGGTGAGGTGAAGGGTGAAGGTCTTCCCGAGGAGGTTTGAAGGTGGGTGAAGTCTAAAGCTGCGAAAACAGCGGAGAAGCTTTTTGGTTGTTGAAGGGATTACAAATAAACAGATTGTTTCATTGTGCTTCAGAGGTCCAACACTCCTTTTTTGGGGTGTCAAAATACTTGGGATTTGATTGTTTAATtgtgataagctcatatttatataaattttacatcaaattcacttgtcttttcgtagttagttccttatatttttgagctatttactttgtttttgtgttttgtaggatttgtcaagtaaagaaaagaaaaatagcacaagtggaattttaagtaacaaattcgtcaaaactgcctgtgcaggtcagctgactttggaagcaagtttcgGACAggtcagaatgaattagagaatgagccttacaTGCATGGAAAGCtatggatgtctattttctggagcatttcgcggattgttaatatcatttttctagaagaagttatggccattttaacactgaaaggttcccaagaggctgagcagtttgtaactgacaagaaagcattgaaagcaataaatccaataaaactagcAGCAAAAACTGATTCAGCCAAGATCAAGCTAGCTGATagctattcaaatatcagaggaaatggaaaattaagtgggagtaatgggcataaaggctgcccaaagagttacaattgttttagcatttcctctcacttattgtcatcactaaatggctgttagtggggtgagttatggagaaaaaactgtggcagcacaaaagaagaaaagggctgTAGGTTGCAGCGGCAAAGAGGGGAAAAAAGGTGggaaaaaaaagattgaaaaaaaaggaagaaaagcaaggaaaaaaggcaaggctgctgcgttggggaaggaaggaaaggaaggaggaaatcttggcattctcttctttcggttttatcttctcaaactcatgtctttcttttggcttaatttgagaattatgtgtaactaattttttgtagttaggggctgttttgaagccccgaatatgattgcaagtttgttatgacatttcgtttgaattacttttatgaatggatgaaaattggttcactacttgtctcattgatgaattctttatgtgttttctacagatgcatacttagtaagcatatctaggattctaatgctatgagtatgtgtgtgcctgcccttgtcgaatgaggacctacatatgttctagagtagtacttgttaattgcgattaacatgtgactCAATTtataggataagtaagacaacactagtacttacgatgccttgtgatgactcaaactcttttcgttcttaatgatttctactagttaaatctatgaacacaccattctagattgcatgttagggactaagttaagttgaaaacgccattctcttaacatactacataagaaagggtaataggttgagttctaacattgagccaacttgagcatcttcatccgaaaatgaaaggaatttgaatgaaacataacatgtttgcatgattatttggtggtggatagcaattcccctaactcgtttttcttaatttgagaactacttaaaatatgtttttatcttgtttttgttcgattaaatttaaacagcaaatcaactccaaaaatcccaaaaatttgtgtgagtatagctctgtgtgtctagtatctgcatataaaatttcgtagactttagataagtgtaagtcagtctaataattatttttcggtggccggtcagtagggacaacatcccagtttttgtgacattttaagtagttagataaaacaatcttatgtgggaaagacccttattttcatatgctacaattgacaaatcttattgttaataaggaaaattaataggacatttgtgtgctactttgtggtgtccTTTCAATCCTATCAAATTGTGCCTTTGTTTAAATATACTTGAATTGTATATAAATAATTGTATATGAAATAGGGACCAAGTGAATTTACTATGTGGAAGAggtttatgtttatgcttgtttATTGAATGGAGAAGAAATGGACAGATTGAAAAGTGTATTGGGCTTTGTGAATTTTCTGAATTTTGTGGCTAAAACTTGTGTTTGAACATTAATTTAGTATTTGAAAGTTTATGGTTCTGGTTTAATGGGTGAAGGTATATTAATTGTAGGATTTGGATgtaggttttttgtttgagcACATAGCTTGAATTGTTGAAGCTCTTCTtggggcaccataaattgattttgcttcacactatcttgatcaagagtgtgtgaagcctTCTACATGTTGtagtgttgaagcttttgttaaaGTTTTGGTGAAACTTTTTGGTTAGGCACATAGCTTGAATGGTTGAAGATAATCGTTGGGCACCGTaaattggttttgcttcacactatcttgatcaagagtgtgtgaagctttctaCATGTTGtagtgttgaagctttgttcaAGCTTTGTAGGTGGAGTTTttaggttgaagctttgtaggtgaagctttttggTTAGGCACATATCTTGAATGGTTGAAGCTAAtcgttgggcaccataaattgattttgcttcactgtcttgatcaagagtgtgtgaagctttctaCATGTTGTactgttgaagcttttgttaaaGCTTTGTAGGTGGAGCTTTTAGGTTGAAGCTTAGTAGGTGGAGCTTTTAGactgaagctttgtaggtgaagggtgacagagagagaataaaataaaatgggaGTTAGAGAAGGAGAGGGCGATGGAAATGAGGGTGAAATAGGGATTGAGAGTAGGTTAAGTCCCACCTAATTAATTTCCTAAGTGAAATTACCATAATGCCCTCGTTAAATCTAAATTTGTAACTTCTTTCTCCTAACTCCGATTTAAATTCTGCCTTGGCACACATATCCATGAATATGAAAACTACCTTAAGAAActaagaaaatatgagaaattgcAATTTAAGCTTGAGGCTCGATAATTACTCACGACACCCAactaggggttttttttttcatttcacgctattgatgcacaaaatcggtgagactttggaacaacataaaatgtcaagtttgtgaccttcccTCGGTTGCCTCAATCACCTAGTGATGGTAATatataaagagatagagatagggaagcaaacacaagatgtacgtgatTCACCGTAagtttggctacgtccacggagtagaggaatTCTCATTAAtggtgaagggtttacacaaatgcataagtttaagcataatcatcattagtgggttctaatgactagtttaagtacaacaatgacattagggattaattCTAGGAGAATGGacttcttttatagttgaggagagtctcTAGATTTTGTCtgtggtcgatgtgggactctatgAGCTTTATTTTGACGTTGACATGTGTCGTGCTATGATTGACCACCTAGTtggagggaaactcttgtgcttcgGCAGGGGTACCTCaactgaaggaaaaattttgtcctagctaagaacatgtgagaacatttgaacacataggcaaactattaacactttaaagtaggcatgcattcaaaaataattctaaaacccatgactttcaaagcctagtgaatggtgaaacacaagactctttaacaacattaaagagaagaaaggtttttgagattcattacccttgaagcttattcttgtttacacaagggattcacccaaatggagggccttcaagtcacctcctagcTCCTTgaatcttccttgtgatttttcttccttttgaatCTCCTTTTCTCCTTGAGGATGTGAGGAAAGGAACTCCAAAAGCACCAAAGGTTTGGTACCTccaagtctccacaccaaagatgtagtgtgaagagAAGATGGATGACTTAGAGAGACTTTTGATGCTAGTGAAAGTCTGGCCGGCCTCtatagagaaaaagagagaaaatgtttCTCTTCTTTGCCTCAAGAGAACCCTAGTGAGAGAATGTCTATAAAGTTGCCTCTACACCTCCTCACATATGAGTGGCAAACTTACAATTAAGCCAAGTTTGCATCCACTCACCCTATGGCCGGTTTTGACTTAGTTATTGGGCTAATTTCCATTTAGTTTTAGTTGTCAAACAACCTAAACTCAATGAGCCTTGAGGACCAAAAACCCCTTTTGGGCCCCGaaacccaaaaccaacttaaaagcccaatacgaacctttcgtaagattaattgactaattaattaatcttgaccattctcaattaaactatttaattgcttatccatctcatttatatttcttcactttcatccttactcggtgtacaaTCCATTAGATTCCAATTaacgaggtagtgggcgattgttactcttaacaatcgattgtgaattgaaactacatttcaattctccctttgatgaagattagtgtttgctaatcttcaggGCTTGAAGATTAatgtttgctaatcttcagggcttccacaaaccatgagtgacacctagcagtatgtcatggctacccaagctaagtaaaagtggttggagaacctatccagttacaattacaatgcaatacggtccttctctaatacaatactcttaatcacattgtttgagtgatagtttgtttcatgtctactatccaatgtgatacttctctatatgattcatttgaatacgatttggaacaaacttcctaagtcatattcatatgctttggccaaagactcccgaatcatatctcagagtattctccctccaccatggaaggttagagatcccctgttgtgcattcatatgcctacatgactagatagcttgaccccaataATACCGTGGACACTCTtgatggaatgcctttgacatgatcagaggtcaaggacctaaccattagacatttatgatgcctcaggtcaaaggactactttgcatattgcaacttacgagttcttacatgacatgtacgttcgaactctcttttgatcattgttcagtgtactcgattaccttttgagcacctatgtgtttgtttCAGCGTCTAACTCTAAATGACTTGGACTAGTCATACTCATGCTTAACTTAACATAACAcgtactaaccttagcggattgtcaatgcctaattggcaatcctatggctaggaacgttttaggaatgaacataagagaaaggtctcattattctaacttacttagatcacttctctcttagattaaatacattccttgggttcccttattgcttaaacacataatacaacaAATAGTGATTagcaataagctttgccctttattaaacatataatagtttaacataataaatattccaaaagctattgcatcaaatgagtggctttgtgggcatacttccaacaatctcACACTTGCACTCAAAGCCACCTTCCCATGTATCTAATACCCACTTTTTCCATATGGCGGTTAAGTTGGATTTGAGACATTTGCTTCGTCAGTGGATTTGCTACATTATCGGCTGAGGCAACCTTGAGGATGTTGACTTTCCCCTCGACATCATATCTTCTAATGATATTAAAGTGTCTATCAAAATGCTTGTTCTTTTCTTGAGCCCTGGGTtccttggcttgagctatcgccccactattatcacagtacaaagtTGCTGGTGATGTAATGGTTGAAACCACTCGAAGTTCAgtattgaacttcttcatccgGAATGCTTCCTTGCCAGCTTCAGCTACAGTCACATATTCTACCTCTATTGTGGAATTAGGAATTACATCTTGTTTTTTGATTTTCCAGCTGACAGCCTCACCATTCAGAGTGATTACATATCCGGAGTTGGAACTTCTATCATGGACGTCATATTGGAAATCTGCGTCTGTATAGGCTTCCAATAACAACTCTGTTGCTCCTCCATAAACAAGGAACATGTCCTTAGTtcttcttaagtacttaaggaTGGTCTTGACAATTGCCCAGTGTTCTGATCCTGGGTTAGATAGATATCGACTAGTAATGCTCACATCATATGCAATATCAggccttgtgcatatcatggcatacatgttttgaaaagcctaaaaagagtgttttgagtcgtttttgtgtgtttgtgtcttagggtaccttccaacataatgataaggatttggtttgtaattgcatgactgttaaaaagagttataaacatagagaaaagtttgatttactcttggtatatgcttggttatggttataatgtatgacttcacatgcaatcataaaagaaaaattcgtttttgtaacatacttgaaggaaggaactcaaacaaacgctacaaccctgtgagactcgagccattaccttctttggagagttataatctgtgattctttgttttctaaagttgttgcatgatctcattattccttgcttggttgctacttagaatgcaattgtatcatgatagaactaaatgctagaacttatatccgtttcattcaaagcatgacattgaattgcataacatatatcaagatgaagttgtgtagttgccaccatagccaaatagccttacttcccatatttcgtatatgttgtaagttttaaccccgttgagccttgtttagtctttattctttgtttacccacattatcctcacctagcctagtgtaggacagtccacacccttgttcttaaaagatagtgagcatgacttaaatgaattccttttgagttacattatgaaagaaaatgagtgtgggggagagaatgttttgttcttaagtgtttatgtatgttttgagagtcaaaagaaaagaaaaaaaaaatttgtgaaaaacatatgaaaaagaaaaaacagaaaagaaaagaaagaaagaaagaaaaaagaaaaaaaaaaaaaaagagcttgttctccctttttgttcaaaagttgagttttcattcaaaagtgaattcttagttgattcaagtgctttgctcactatttctttaagaacctttgttttccatatcacttctttgttagccaaacacctcaagccccattacaacccgtgacttcatcttgagtgttatgtgtttcaatttgtggagtttgaacttggtatgagcttatggtgtcactggttctcgcatctaagtagtagcattccattcatgaggtcatacctaaacatgcttattaactccagaaattgctctctttatgatacatatatatgagtgttcgttttcatgtttacatcaatcttctcacatgtaactagattagggtgtgtagttagaaaatctgagtgaaaattgagtgcatatcttgtaaggaattgagcaaattctctaaggcatgttactacattcaaaacatggttttaaatgcttaattgtgaactagtatgtggtgactatgattaagtatgtacttaagtgtaaagataaccaaaatctgtggagataatgaattttaacatgtcatgtgcattggaaatccttgaggcaacgttggaaggtttaagattatctttggtttgttttgttcgtttcgttttgttttgtttttctgttttgctcgaggactagcaaaagctaagtgtgggggaatttgataggagcatatttatgcgccttagtttgcttcttttcttgcatttatgttgctagtacttagtaattttagtactttaagctattttcatgtgtttgtaggtccaaagggctaaaggagcaagaaagtgcattttggtgacttttggagcacttttgggctaaggatggatagcttatgcttggagccaaagtgttggacgaaattgaagacctaattgaagaccaaagtgttggaaccttgttccctttagttctaggacatttaaacctttcctatatccttagccgtgcattcTATCAATTCCAGCACCTCCATTTccaccattgccgtgcataacattctagcattccactccttcatttcagccacactcccacatgcattcatcatcattcaccctagctttaattcacatgctttcccaacaaataaaacagccattccacatgcatttccaacccacatgcaccctttaatcatttaacctagctgtcattgcacatgcattcctttaatccacatgcatctccataaaccatcaacacatgcacccatcacccaacactcccctttgccgtgcactcccattgcATTTCTagccattacacatgcatttccaacctagcaacatccctttaatcattcagccaccatcatacatttattctcccataaacaacccaccATTGCCGTGCACTTTCATACCctttcattatttcagccattcacctaacacaaacactttgccgtgcatcccctcactctttaatcattattccacatgcaactcttcatcattgcaccacaaatcagccaacacatgcattcccccttcattattccaatcacatgcacccataatcattcattccctcctagctgcaatattccctcttttcttccttcattcacctataaataagcatccattgcaacCACAAAatacacactcttccatttcagaaaaccatcccTTGGTGCCGTGCCTTAAGGCACCATTCCATCaattccctactaatccaaacaccatcacttccatttccaccactcctcacacCATcacttccatttccaccactcctcactccatcacacatccattcatccataatccccaaaactcaccttagaccttgtgctacaacaaagaggaagagaagcgggcctaaacgttcatacaattcaagtttgagttgttggaatgtttaggtgtttcttttcctttgaattcaatgtttaatttcaattctctttgttttgtacgtatgaggaactaaaccccccttggctagggggggattcgaaatatatgtttatgcttgcaatatgatttgattacttttaattgcgtttcataagttgtggattcaatttgtttaaccgtttgattgataacttatttatgtatgtttattgagagtgcacgcttaattttcatgcatgaatatgacgctagaatataagtgagtttcacctaatagttatgagcttatattcataagtagtggaggttgcttataaacaatcgcgttaaataaattcttggcataagtttcatgcaatcatagtaacgaatgcctcgtcaacacttatagttttcatgatgcttaatgattcttgcttgtatctctattatgcaattcatgtaggaaacttgtggggaatgctttgggttgtcgcatgcaatcatccaattcattaacttaaggaaaacttgacggttaatttaagcggacctaattaacccggggtgttgagtttcataactcatcgaaagaccaactgaaaatcgttttatatgcaagtataacatgtgtggagatgaaccccttagctagcttcccatccattaaattccatcacattcatatttacattctgctttaatttacaatctgtgcatttaatttaatttcgtcaaaacctcaatcccccttttgctctaatgttcaatttagttagaaatcaatttagtttgtgtttttaaaagcattttgagtctttggtttgtcttagtgttttaaagtttagttttgcattctttgagtctagtatagtgttttatattgtgtttttacgtttttgagtcaaatccaagtgattaacaatccctcctaatccccggtccagaacgatccctacttatacttatactacaattgtcaaaaagagggtttaatttgtgcgcgtataattctcgcatcaaattttggcgccgttgccggggattagcaactttgctaatcccttggattgttttattttcgtttgtttttattttattccagattcttaatcttattttgtttcttgttctaggtactagtttatgactcggagttctcatccgatttgtgaacatatcctggagtgattgggttcttcgtccggctgcaagacgtaaaagaaagcgctacttgggaggcaacccaatgcactgaataaaacaaagcatgttcataaaaaataaaaaaaaataaaataaaaaaaaataaaaaataaaaaaaaaacatggcagaatcatggagccttcacaaaggatgtttacgtgaagccccactacgaggcatcgaagcggaaggcatcggagcagaaggcatcgaagcgggacgCATCGGAGTGGGAGGCATCGaggcgggaggcatcggagctagatcattcgaggccacaatacttggtggaacgctggatgacccaggaaaaaggtgcctctggagataagcagcaagcctttgacagtcactttgaatccgaccttcggattcttgcagctcatcaagcttcctcttcatgcccaacgaatagttatttgcaagcacgtgcaaacttctattctcgtacttaagctgtttgatctctggctt
This portion of the Pyrus communis unplaced genomic scaffold, drPyrComm1.1 SCAFFOLD_23, whole genome shotgun sequence genome encodes:
- the LOC137724265 gene encoding secreted RxLR effector protein 161-like; the protein is MYAMICTRPDIAYDVSITSRYLSNPGSEHWAIVKTILKYLRRTKDMFLVYGGATELLLEAYTDADFQYDVHDRSSNSGYVITLNGEAVSWKIKKQDVIPNSTIEVEYVTVAEAGKEAFRMKKFNTELRVVSTITSPATLYCDNSGAIAQAKEPRAQEKNKHFDRHFNIIRRYDVEGKVNILKVASADNVANPLTKQMSQIQLNRHMEKVGIRYMGRWL